Below is a window of Chitinophagaceae bacterium DNA.
TGATACAAAACAAAAATTAAAAGACGATATAAATAAATTATTCGAATGAAAATAAGTATAAAATCAGAAACAATGAAGCGAAATAAAAAATCGTATAATGGGAAATTTCGTTTAAATAATGGCGACACAATTTGTTTTTCTATTGATAATGAAAATGGTTTTATTCAATGGGGAGCATCAAAAGAAATACTTTGGCAATTAATTCCAAGAATAGAAGAGTTGCAATATGAGTTTGCGTCTGAACAATACAAATCAAGACGTTAAAGAATACGATATTTTATTTACAAAAGACGGTAAAATTGGACAAACAGCAATGGTTTGCAAAGAGGAACGTGCCATAATTGCTTCTGGAATAACAAGAATTAGAATAAAACAGATTAACGACATATCACCAGAATATTTATTTGCTGTCTTATCAAATAATGGAACAGGTTATTGTTCAGCATACAGAAGAACAGTAATAGGAACAACAATTCCACATTTAAGAGAAGAAAAACTTAAAGATTTATTAATTCCCAAAATGGAAACAAATTTAATTTCACAGATTACAGAATTGATAAAAACTGCATTTGAAATGAAGCACGAAAGAAAAATGATAATACAAACTATATTTATGAAATTTAATGAACTCATTAATAATGAATAAAATACACCTAACATGCAATAGCCGGTTATTTGCCTTTTACATCGCACAAGGCAAACAACAGCTATTGATTCTCGATACAAAAAAAGAAATAGAGCGATTTTTAAATTTAGAAAATAAAGAAAGACAATTATAAATATAAATTATGAATTGAAAATAATTACCACTCCTTCCCCCCTCCTTAAAAAAAAAGAGTGTGCCTAAGCAAAGCTGGTAGATGTTTTTCATTATTATTACAAACAAATACATTCATTAATATACATTCTATGATACAACAAATACATATTTTACAAGAAGAAATACAGGGCTATACTATTAGCAACAAAGAAGAATTAGAAACATACAGAATGAGATTTATAAGCCGTAAAAGTGTCATAAATGAGCTTTTTGATGCATTTAAATCCCTTTCCCCCGAAGAAAAAAAAAAAACAGGAGTTCTCTTAAACACTTTAAAAAACAAAGCAGAAGAACGACTCAAGTATCTTAATACTCTTTTAGAAGAAAAAAATGAACAAGAGAGCTTTTTGGGAGATATGACCCTTCCTTCTACTCCCAATACCATCGGTGCTATTCACCCCCTGAGCGCTCTCAGAAAGAAAATCGTAGGAATATTTGAAAGGATAGGGTATAACCAAGCAGATGGTCCTGAAATAGAAACCGATTGGTATAATTTTTCTGCCCTTAATTTCCCCCCTCACCACCCCGCAAGAGAAATGCAAGATACTTTTTTTATAGACAAAAAAAATGACGTATTATTACGAACCCATACTTCCTCTGTTCAGGTAAGATTGATGGAAAAAAAAGCACCTCCCATACGTTCTATAATGCCCGGAAGAGTATTTAGAAATGAAACCATAACCGCAAGGTCACATTGTATTTTTCACCAAGTAGAAGGAATTTATATAGACCAAAATGTGAGCTTTGCAGACCTCAAACAAACTCTTTATTTCTTTGCAAAAGAAATGTTCCATACAGATATTCTTATCCGATTCCGCCCTTCTTTTTTCCCTTTTACAGAACCAAGTGCAGAAATAGATATATCTTGTCTCCTTTGCC
It encodes the following:
- a CDS encoding restriction endonuclease subunit S, whose amino-acid sequence is MSLRLNNTNQDVKEYDILFTKDGKIGQTAMVCKEERAIIASGITRIRIKQINDISPEYLFAVLSNNGTGYCSAYRRTVIGTTIPHLREEKLKDLLIPKMETNLISQITELIKTAFEMKHERKMIIQTIFMKFNELINNE
- the pheS gene encoding phenylalanine--tRNA ligase subunit alpha; this encodes MIQQIHILQEEIQGYTISNKEELETYRMRFISRKSVINELFDAFKSLSPEEKKKTGVLLNTLKNKAEERLKYLNTLLEEKNEQESFLGDMTLPSTPNTIGAIHPLSALRKKIVGIFERIGYNQADGPEIETDWYNFSALNFPPHHPAREMQDTFFIDKKNDVLLRTHTSSVQVRLMEKKAPPIRSIMPGRVFRNETITARSHCIFHQVEGIYIDQNVSFADLKQTLYFFAKEMFHTDILIRFRPSFFPFTEPSAEIDISCLLCHGKGCNICKQSGWIEIAGAGMIHPNVLKASHIDHQKYTGFAFGMGIERMALIKYRIKDIRLFTQNDIRFLKQFASLVS